A stretch of Sinimarinibacterium sp. NLF-5-8 DNA encodes these proteins:
- a CDS encoding carboxylesterase: protein MTTPVILIHGMWCTGASWQRVNDLLTGRGYHCFAPTLLGHEPSTDQPLRVARLGLADYLDDLQAQIAAQAFTERPILIGHSMGGLLAQQLAARIDPLALVLLTPAPPSGINGLSGSTIAAFAPWMASGAFWRRAYKPRFERAVLSLFPGLPSERHRPLYETLVHESGRAIAEIAFWWLDFSRAAAAPASDVHCPVYVVSCERDRLTPRSVVRKIATRHAHATQRIYPDRGHWVIDDDQTEEMMHGICSWLWPIQRREQHRAQG from the coding sequence ATGACGACACCGGTTATCCTGATTCATGGCATGTGGTGCACCGGCGCAAGCTGGCAGCGCGTCAATGATCTGCTCACCGGGCGCGGCTATCACTGCTTTGCACCAACGCTGCTGGGGCATGAGCCATCAACGGATCAGCCTCTGCGCGTCGCCAGACTGGGACTGGCGGACTATCTCGATGATTTGCAGGCGCAGATCGCCGCACAGGCTTTTACTGAACGCCCGATCCTGATCGGACATTCGATGGGCGGCCTGTTGGCCCAGCAACTGGCGGCCCGGATCGATCCACTGGCACTGGTGTTATTGACGCCCGCACCGCCATCCGGGATCAACGGCCTGAGCGGTTCGACGATCGCCGCTTTTGCACCGTGGATGGCCAGTGGCGCCTTCTGGCGGCGTGCCTACAAGCCCCGCTTTGAGCGCGCCGTGCTTTCACTGTTTCCTGGCCTGCCGTCTGAGCGTCATCGGCCACTCTACGAGACGCTGGTTCATGAATCCGGGCGTGCAATTGCCGAGATTGCGTTCTGGTGGCTGGATTTTTCCCGCGCCGCTGCCGCGCCTGCCAGCGATGTCCATTGCCCGGTCTACGTGGTCAGTTGCGAACGCGACCGGCTGACACCTCGCAGCGTCGTGCGTAAGATCGCCACACGTCACGCCCACGCAACCCAGCGTATCTACCCCGATCGTGGGCATTGGGTCATCGACGATGATCAAACGGAGGAAATGATGCACGGAATTTGCAGCTGGCTATGGCCGATCCAACGTCGGGAGCAGCACCGTGCGCAGGGTTAA
- a CDS encoding DUF4282 domain-containing protein produces MTDSAQRNPAGIRQAGNPIRAEIQRFLQGLADLQFREMVAPQMLPTLYQFGILLSMILTVYLVVCAFGRSTGAGVIWLLALGPALFLALVTGLRIGLEVLLAIFRLVVHVERLDEVAHQIQGQTEEIVEDLPRIKFWRAFTRPRKSEPQV; encoded by the coding sequence GTGACAGACAGCGCACAGCGCAATCCTGCAGGGATCCGGCAGGCAGGCAACCCGATCAGAGCTGAAATCCAGCGCTTCCTGCAAGGACTGGCCGATCTGCAATTCCGTGAAATGGTGGCACCTCAAATGCTGCCGACGCTGTATCAGTTCGGCATTCTTCTATCGATGATCCTCACCGTGTATCTGGTGGTCTGTGCGTTCGGCAGATCCACGGGGGCGGGCGTCATCTGGCTGCTGGCGCTGGGGCCGGCGCTGTTTCTGGCACTGGTGACCGGCTTGCGCATTGGCCTGGAAGTGCTGCTGGCGATCTTCCGTCTGGTGGTGCATGTTGAGCGACTCGACGAGGTTGCACATCAGATCCAGGGTCAGACCGAAGAAATCGTCGAAGACTTGCCGCGCATCAAGTTTTGGCGTGCATTCACTCGTCCGCGCAAATCGGAACCACAAGTATGA
- a CDS encoding LapA family protein, with translation MSWPLVIVMVVCFGIGAALSFWTARRRMRAHLANRMAREVERELARRVLAGYGHPDAEKYARKSGTPPPPQ, from the coding sequence ATGAGCTGGCCGCTGGTCATCGTCATGGTCGTCTGCTTTGGCATCGGCGCTGCGCTGTCTTTCTGGACAGCGCGGCGGCGGATGCGCGCGCATTTGGCCAACCGCATGGCGCGCGAAGTCGAGCGCGAACTGGCGCGACGGGTTCTGGCCGGCTACGGCCACCCCGATGCAGAAAAATACGCGCGCAAGTCAGGCACCCCACCTCCACCCCAATAA
- a CDS encoding biopolymer transporter ExbD gives MRSAVKLRLWLYALLLPVLLVWGWRQWQPPQPLRVVLISADQLRVNGQPLSWSAWQHELSRMDTAQPIVIQVDAHQPSTELVALMQMLHARNLQHVTVVTTP, from the coding sequence ATGCGCAGCGCGGTCAAACTGCGACTCTGGCTGTATGCGCTGCTGCTGCCGGTGCTGCTGGTCTGGGGATGGCGGCAGTGGCAGCCGCCACAGCCTTTGCGCGTGGTGCTGATCAGTGCCGATCAACTGCGCGTCAACGGTCAACCGTTGAGCTGGTCGGCGTGGCAGCATGAGCTGTCCAGGATGGACACGGCGCAGCCGATCGTCATCCAGGTTGATGCCCATCAGCCCAGCACCGAGTTGGTGGCTTTGATGCAGATGCTGCACGCCCGGAACTTGCAGCACGTCACCGTGGTGACCACCCCGTGA
- a CDS encoding DUF3450 domain-containing protein, whose amino-acid sequence MPAALAQTAPAPVQRAIAGVQQSQQRAVQSQQRVNALDEQTRGMLERYRAAVWQAQQLKVYVEQIGTLTDAQQADRETLQRQIDEMERVDRELLPLMLKMIDSLTRFVALDLPFLSDERNARIAELKHMMADAEIGNAEKFKRILDAYRIEVDYGHTLGIERVEIEGRVMDQLRVGRTALFALGLDGKSGLRWDAANQKWQALPHRYQSEVQRGLRIARETATADLLRLPVPVATRFSSGADQ is encoded by the coding sequence ATGCCGGCAGCGTTGGCACAAACCGCGCCTGCGCCGGTGCAGCGCGCCATTGCAGGTGTCCAGCAAAGCCAGCAGCGCGCGGTGCAATCCCAGCAGCGTGTCAATGCCCTCGACGAGCAGACCCGGGGGATGCTGGAGCGCTATCGTGCAGCCGTCTGGCAAGCACAGCAGCTCAAGGTTTACGTCGAACAGATCGGTACGCTCACCGATGCACAGCAGGCCGATCGTGAAACCCTGCAACGGCAGATTGATGAAATGGAGCGGGTGGATCGGGAGCTGCTGCCGCTGATGCTCAAAATGATTGATTCACTGACCCGGTTCGTTGCGCTCGACCTGCCGTTTTTGAGTGATGAGCGCAATGCCCGGATTGCCGAGTTGAAACACATGATGGCTGATGCCGAGATCGGCAACGCCGAAAAGTTCAAACGCATCCTCGATGCCTATCGGATCGAGGTCGATTACGGCCACACGCTTGGCATCGAAAGGGTCGAGATCGAAGGTCGCGTGATGGATCAGCTCCGGGTCGGACGCACCGCGTTGTTTGCCCTCGGGCTGGATGGCAAAAGTGGCCTGCGCTGGGATGCCGCCAACCAGAAATGGCAGGCCTTGCCCCACCGCTACCAAAGCGAGGTTCAGCGTGGGCTGCGCATTGCGCGTGAAACTGCCACCGCCGATTTGCTGCGCCTGCCGGTGCCCGTGGCCACCCGCTTCAGCAGCGGAGCCGACCAATGA
- a CDS encoding biopolymer transporter ExbD — translation MKVRRHAAPGDDTGIDLTPMLDVIFIMLIFFIVTTSFVREAGIEINRPAAETASKQEQNSILIAVSASGEVWMDGQKVDARALRGLIRKRRSEHPQAAVVVQADRDAKAGLMVQVMDQARLAGVRDVAVAAEQP, via the coding sequence ATGAAAGTGCGCCGCCATGCCGCCCCGGGTGACGACACCGGCATTGACCTGACGCCGATGCTCGACGTGATTTTCATCATGCTGATTTTCTTCATCGTCACCACCAGCTTCGTGCGCGAGGCCGGCATTGAAATCAATCGCCCCGCTGCCGAAACCGCCAGCAAACAAGAACAGAACAGCATCCTGATTGCTGTTTCTGCCAGCGGCGAGGTGTGGATGGATGGGCAAAAGGTCGATGCGCGCGCGCTGCGGGGGCTGATTCGCAAACGCAGGAGCGAGCACCCGCAGGCCGCCGTGGTGGTGCAAGCCGATCGTGATGCCAAAGCCGGGCTGATGGTGCAAGTGATGGATCAGGCGCGCCTTGCCGGGGTACGCGACGTCGCCGTGGCCGCTGAGCAGCCGTGA
- a CDS encoding MotA/TolQ/ExbB proton channel family protein, translating to MNLMPIVLRALLCATVLIGTAQAASPGGMDALLQQIQQGQTETARIDAAREQRFVKNRNEQAALLQQAERELAVIRKQADGVRARFETQKQQITALREQLKTRAGDYVQVASSVRELAAELRAQAADSMLTAQFPERIEFFDALADGRGLPSFNELETLWFTLTQEMAENGKVARFEAEIVDASGVRRRADVVRVGAFTAFADGEYLTPSDQGRMLTALARQPSRSLQATARAFAKAGSDTDGGVAEALVDPSRGSLLRLEGEKPGWIERIHQGGLVGYVILVIGAAGLVIALLQMSYLELVHRRVRAQIKNLLTPHEDNPLGRLMHAFARDTQGQDDDPELLELKLSEAVLRETPPLERAQSILKLFIAAAPLLGLLGTVTGMIVTFQAITMFGSGDPRLMADGISQALVTTVQGLSVALPLLFLNGLLATRARSIVQVMDEQSARLLAERLEGARG from the coding sequence ATGAACCTCATGCCAATCGTTTTGCGCGCGCTGCTGTGCGCCACCGTGCTGATCGGCACGGCACAGGCAGCATCGCCCGGCGGCATGGATGCGCTGCTCCAGCAAATCCAGCAAGGGCAAACAGAAACCGCGCGCATCGACGCGGCGCGCGAACAGCGCTTTGTCAAAAATCGCAATGAGCAAGCGGCGCTGTTGCAGCAGGCCGAGCGCGAATTGGCGGTGATCCGCAAACAGGCCGATGGCGTGCGCGCGCGTTTTGAAACGCAAAAGCAGCAGATCACGGCGCTCAGGGAGCAACTCAAGACCCGTGCCGGAGATTACGTTCAGGTGGCCAGCAGCGTGCGCGAGCTGGCGGCCGAACTGCGCGCGCAAGCAGCCGATTCGATGCTGACGGCGCAATTTCCCGAGCGCATCGAATTTTTTGACGCACTGGCCGATGGTCGCGGACTGCCCAGCTTCAATGAGCTGGAAACCCTGTGGTTTACGCTGACCCAGGAGATGGCCGAAAACGGCAAGGTCGCGCGCTTTGAGGCCGAGATTGTCGATGCCAGCGGCGTGCGTCGCCGCGCCGACGTGGTACGCGTCGGCGCATTTACCGCTTTTGCCGACGGCGAATACCTGACCCCCAGCGATCAGGGGCGGATGCTGACCGCACTTGCCCGACAGCCCAGCCGCAGTCTGCAAGCCACCGCGCGCGCGTTTGCCAAGGCCGGTAGCGACACCGATGGCGGCGTGGCCGAGGCGCTGGTGGACCCTTCGCGTGGCAGTCTGCTGCGACTGGAAGGTGAAAAACCGGGGTGGATCGAACGCATTCACCAGGGGGGGCTGGTCGGTTACGTCATCCTTGTCATCGGTGCCGCGGGCCTGGTGATCGCCCTGTTGCAGATGAGTTATCTGGAGCTGGTGCATCGCCGCGTGCGCGCGCAAATCAAAAACCTGCTGACACCGCATGAGGACAACCCTCTGGGTCGATTGATGCACGCCTTTGCGCGCGACACCCAGGGGCAGGACGATGACCCTGAATTGCTGGAACTCAAACTCTCCGAGGCGGTGCTGCGTGAAACCCCGCCGCTGGAGCGCGCGCAATCCATCCTCAAGCTGTTCATCGCAGCCGCGCCGCTGCTGGGGCTGCTGGGCACGGTGACCGGCATGATCGTCACTTTTCAGGCCATCACCATGTTTGGTTCCGGCGATCCGCGCTTGATGGCCGATGGGATTTCGCAGGCGCTGGTGACCACGGTGCAGGGGCTGAGCGTGGCGCTGCCGCTGCTGTTCCTGAACGGTCTGCTGGCCACCCGCGCGCGCAGCATCGTGCAGGTCATGGACGAGCAGTCCGCACGCCTGCTGGCCGAGCGGCTGGAGGGCGCGCGTGGATAG
- a CDS encoding Abi-alpha family protein: MDADANNEGKSRFTVLFAKVSHAAQRQYERAEAHVLTQLRARMDRLERPKALTYLSDTSTTPTSAHGQAHFESSLPSRMAALMERADTQDRIAALDDLFHHVLDQLVPDEIRILGALSDGASFALIHAGYAPRIGPMTRRLIENFCPIGKPAGVKLLEYVPAYISHLRELGLVETGPEDPAQDIKYQILESDVAIREALEAEQKGVGMTAKYLRRTLSMSEFGHQFWDTCTGQNPTP; this comes from the coding sequence ATGGATGCGGATGCCAACAACGAGGGCAAAAGCCGCTTCACCGTCTTGTTTGCCAAGGTCAGCCATGCCGCACAGCGCCAGTATGAGCGTGCTGAAGCGCATGTCCTGACCCAACTGCGTGCACGGATGGATCGTCTGGAGCGCCCCAAAGCGTTGACCTATCTCTCCGACACGTCCACTACCCCAACTTCCGCGCACGGACAGGCACACTTCGAATCCAGCCTGCCGTCACGAATGGCCGCATTGATGGAACGCGCGGACACCCAGGACCGGATCGCGGCTCTGGACGATCTTTTTCACCACGTCCTTGATCAGTTGGTGCCGGATGAAATCCGTATTCTGGGCGCATTATCAGATGGGGCATCATTTGCGCTGATTCACGCTGGCTATGCACCGCGTATCGGCCCCATGACCCGACGCCTGATCGAAAACTTCTGCCCGATTGGCAAGCCTGCAGGTGTCAAACTGCTCGAATATGTGCCGGCTTATATCTCGCATCTGCGTGAGCTGGGATTGGTTGAAACAGGCCCCGAAGATCCGGCTCAAGACATCAAGTACCAGATTCTGGAAAGCGATGTCGCCATCCGCGAGGCACTCGAAGCCGAGCAAAAAGGCGTTGGGATGACGGCAAAATACCTGCGCCGTACTTTGTCCATGAGCGAGTTCGGTCACCAGTTCTGGGACACATGCACAGGGCAGAACCCGACACCGTAA
- a CDS encoding DUF1302 domain-containing protein, which translates to MSVTLAVVLGGSAFSASALEWNSDWGPGFEVNWKNKLAAGAQWRLEAPHQGFIGKSNLDPGLCAPDMCISLSRNDLEPHQRWMAAPGGNWQIGDEANLIHQKGDITSAVTRWRSELMLLGGDGTWGLNVGWSAFYDNKLDRIKLNYPNLMVEEGAAPGVAMRLDAPAGTRHDVGRQFELREANIFFRLPSFIEGRQIDVKIGRQHLTWGEALFAISGTLNFITPINFNNFFRPTMDLDEAIDPVAMINLKTALTDELSVEAYYELEWRPYQLPARGSLWSFLVDLGTEPQNRGELSDDSIPLPFGKSPEDPLQLQRAVHPVAALISDTAASVPRLDNREPRNSGQYGIKFSYYDEGLLGGTEFSAFFANHHARLPAASFLAAQSTCAAAEASATGQDAAAAAFPLGLINFMRACGSNVANVDDLLGVLTSLTSSDDPKLVGPGYDALPLSSARIFLDYPEDIHVFGLGFNTTAFGVTWTGELAYRPQYPFQVDLEDVFFTALQPIFPRQELALFPQAFENINGILGLLGTILNGLPLDQVAGATFTSRRNALPDYLTAYRGGTPGEIEPGSYVRGYEKFDYWQGAFGGTWLFGRDNGFLWADQMVVILEGSFTYVPGLPSLDVLQLDSLATTNTHYSPGIEETGDALKLNPFMADPKGFPTSFAWGYKAAAIWSYDNVWLDGLRIRPQAILFHDVKGITPGLGGNFQRGRKIVLMGVNFNLRNRFGLSVDQFMFFGGGDGNRLSDRDFVNVAISYQF; encoded by the coding sequence ATGAGTGTCACATTGGCCGTTGTCCTTGGCGGAAGTGCATTTTCAGCGTCGGCGCTGGAATGGAACTCCGATTGGGGGCCGGGCTTTGAAGTCAACTGGAAAAACAAGCTGGCTGCCGGCGCGCAATGGCGTCTGGAGGCGCCCCATCAGGGCTTCATAGGTAAATCCAACCTTGATCCGGGGCTGTGTGCGCCGGATATGTGTATCTCGCTGAGCCGCAACGATCTGGAGCCGCACCAACGCTGGATGGCCGCCCCCGGTGGCAACTGGCAGATCGGTGACGAGGCCAATCTGATCCATCAAAAAGGTGATATCACCAGTGCGGTGACGCGCTGGCGCTCGGAGCTGATGCTGCTCGGCGGTGATGGCACCTGGGGATTGAATGTGGGATGGAGTGCGTTCTATGACAACAAGCTCGACCGGATCAAGCTCAACTATCCGAATCTGATGGTCGAAGAAGGCGCGGCGCCTGGCGTGGCCATGCGTCTGGACGCCCCCGCCGGCACCCGTCACGACGTCGGGCGCCAGTTCGAGCTGCGCGAGGCCAATATCTTTTTTCGTCTGCCATCCTTCATCGAGGGACGCCAGATCGACGTCAAGATCGGCCGTCAGCATTTGACCTGGGGTGAGGCGCTGTTTGCGATTTCAGGCACCCTGAACTTTATTACGCCGATCAACTTCAACAACTTTTTCCGTCCGACGATGGATCTGGATGAGGCCATTGATCCGGTGGCGATGATCAACCTCAAGACTGCCCTGACTGACGAACTGAGCGTTGAAGCGTATTACGAACTGGAATGGCGTCCCTACCAATTGCCCGCGCGCGGTTCTTTGTGGTCGTTTCTGGTGGATCTGGGCACCGAGCCACAGAACAGGGGCGAGCTCAGCGATGACTCCATCCCGTTGCCGTTTGGCAAATCGCCCGAAGATCCGCTGCAATTACAGCGCGCGGTTCATCCGGTGGCGGCGTTGATTTCCGATACGGCAGCCTCGGTGCCACGTCTGGACAACCGTGAGCCGCGCAACAGCGGTCAATATGGCATCAAATTCAGCTATTACGATGAAGGGTTGCTGGGCGGGACCGAGTTCAGTGCGTTTTTTGCCAATCATCATGCGCGCCTGCCCGCGGCCAGTTTCCTGGCTGCACAATCAACGTGCGCCGCAGCAGAAGCCAGCGCCACCGGGCAGGATGCTGCAGCTGCAGCATTTCCGCTGGGGCTGATCAACTTCATGCGTGCCTGCGGCAGCAATGTTGCCAATGTGGATGATCTGCTGGGTGTTCTGACCAGCCTCACCAGCAGTGATGACCCCAAGCTGGTGGGGCCCGGATATGACGCGCTGCCGCTGTCCAGTGCGCGCATTTTTCTCGATTATCCGGAAGACATTCATGTGTTTGGACTGGGGTTCAACACAACCGCATTTGGGGTGACCTGGACGGGTGAGCTGGCATATCGGCCCCAGTATCCTTTCCAGGTGGATCTGGAAGATGTGTTTTTCACTGCATTGCAGCCGATCTTTCCACGTCAGGAGCTGGCGCTGTTCCCACAGGCGTTTGAAAACATCAACGGCATTCTTGGATTGCTGGGGACGATTCTCAATGGTCTGCCACTTGATCAGGTTGCCGGCGCGACCTTTACCAGCCGCCGCAATGCCTTGCCGGACTATCTGACCGCCTACCGGGGCGGAACGCCGGGCGAGATCGAGCCGGGATCGTATGTGCGAGGGTACGAAAAGTTTGATTACTGGCAGGGTGCATTTGGCGGCACCTGGCTGTTTGGGCGCGACAATGGCTTTTTATGGGCCGATCAGATGGTCGTGATCCTTGAAGGCAGCTTTACCTATGTTCCGGGGCTGCCGTCATTGGATGTATTGCAACTGGATAGTCTGGCAACGACCAACACACATTACTCGCCGGGGATTGAAGAAACGGGCGATGCGCTCAAACTCAATCCGTTCATGGCAGATCCCAAGGGCTTCCCCACCAGTTTTGCCTGGGGCTACAAGGCAGCGGCGATCTGGTCTTATGACAATGTCTGGCTCGATGGCCTGCGCATTCGCCCACAGGCCATTCTGTTTCACGATGTCAAAGGCATTACGCCAGGTTTGGGGGGCAACTTTCAGCGGGGTCGCAAGATCGTGTTGATGGGTGTCAACTTCAACTTGCGCAATCGCTTTGGATTGTCGGTTGATCAGTTCATGTTCTTTGGTGGCGGCGACGGTAACCGCCTCAGCGATCGTGACTTTGTCAATGTCGCCATTTCCTACCAATTCTGA
- a CDS encoding MotA/TolQ/ExbB proton channel family protein produces MDSGNLFGQFFALQTLQQFMAAGGWVLWWIFAAAVALWTLILERYWFFYRLWPQRRSQVQQLWRARPEHRSWIARRVREALVSKQNGALGATLPLIQMLISMCPLLGLLGTVTGMIEIFDVIALQGTSDARAMAAGVSRATIPTMAGMIVGLSGLLSINRFRKKVKVETERLSDTLTFAGAAP; encoded by the coding sequence GTGGATAGCGGCAATCTGTTCGGCCAGTTTTTTGCATTGCAGACCCTGCAGCAATTCATGGCTGCGGGCGGTTGGGTGCTGTGGTGGATTTTTGCCGCTGCGGTGGCGCTGTGGACACTGATTCTCGAACGGTACTGGTTCTTTTATCGCCTGTGGCCGCAGCGCCGCAGCCAGGTGCAGCAGCTGTGGCGCGCGCGCCCTGAACATCGCTCCTGGATTGCGCGGCGTGTGCGTGAGGCACTGGTGAGCAAGCAAAACGGCGCCCTCGGCGCAACCCTGCCACTGATCCAGATGCTGATTTCCATGTGCCCGCTGCTGGGGTTGCTGGGCACCGTCACCGGCATGATCGAGATTTTTGATGTGATCGCGCTGCAAGGCACTTCTGATGCGCGCGCGATGGCGGCCGGAGTCTCGCGCGCGACGATTCCGACCATGGCCGGCATGATCGTCGGGCTGTCGGGGTTGCTGTCGATCAACCGCTTCCGCAAAAAGGTCAAGGTTGAAACCGAACGCCTCAGCGATACCCTGACCTTTGCCGGAGCCGCGCCATGA
- a CDS encoding energy transducer TonB: MTPAALRWIGTPPLAVLVALLLFLLMEWLIRPPPAPPEAPRLLHDVAVIKPPPDTQQQTTDMASLDAAPPPPPAAPPSLARPDLPAIAAPAISALPLDISSIKLPAAAASGGLRLGSGGAFGGFAGSGAGGNGNGGGSGYGIGQGFVGKKLIPLSTARPQMPEWACAQKIRGWVEVVFVVLPSGKVSNVRLIDADPKGVFEAAAIESVGHWLYPRMPKASEVKQRVEMDPADCAYNWQ; the protein is encoded by the coding sequence GTGACCCCCGCTGCGCTGCGCTGGATAGGGACGCCGCCACTGGCGGTGCTGGTCGCATTGCTGCTGTTTTTGCTGATGGAATGGTTGATCCGTCCGCCACCGGCGCCGCCGGAAGCGCCACGGCTGCTGCATGACGTGGCGGTGATCAAGCCACCCCCCGACACGCAGCAGCAGACGACGGATATGGCCAGCCTTGACGCCGCGCCGCCACCGCCGCCGGCAGCGCCGCCGTCGCTGGCGCGTCCGGATCTGCCGGCGATCGCCGCGCCTGCCATCAGCGCACTGCCGCTGGATATCAGCAGCATCAAATTACCCGCAGCGGCGGCCAGTGGCGGACTCAGGCTCGGCAGTGGCGGGGCGTTTGGCGGGTTTGCCGGATCGGGGGCAGGCGGCAATGGCAATGGCGGTGGTAGCGGTTATGGCATCGGGCAGGGCTTTGTTGGCAAAAAATTGATTCCACTGTCTACCGCGCGCCCGCAGATGCCGGAGTGGGCTTGCGCACAGAAGATTCGGGGCTGGGTCGAGGTGGTATTCGTGGTGTTGCCCAGCGGTAAAGTGAGCAATGTGCGCTTGATCGATGCCGATCCCAAAGGCGTGTTCGAGGCCGCCGCGATCGAAAGCGTCGGGCACTGGCTCTATCCCCGCATGCCCAAGGCCAGCGAAGTCAAGCAACGGGTCGAAATGGACCCGGCCGACTGCGCCTACAACTGGCAATGA
- a CDS encoding DUF445 domain-containing protein: MEDAATIGLWAMAVADFKANTWLFLSMPFTSGVIGYVTNVIAIKMMFYPLNFWGIKPPYLGWQGIIPRKAGKMASIACDTLVPRLITEREIFDRLDPNRVAAEIEKPILALVDQLMEQIMVEYEPTLWESLPQAMRNLIIKRIQDDAPDVVAEIMREIRNNIETVFDLKDMVVTTLIRDRTLINTIFQETGKQEFRFIGNSGFYFGFLFGIFQMIGWMFYKADWQLPFFGLIVGYATNWIALEMIFRPLHPKRIGPMMVHGLFFKRQKEISYDYARLIADQIVTPSNIIEAVLKGPYADRVFTMMAKHIKRTIDDQSGIAKPFVAWTVGTRRYIEMKETAVERIVAKLPETVRAIDAYAKEAMDLADTLAKRLEVLPAPEFEGMLRPAFKEDEWILIAVGAALGFLVGLGQVIVFTLFGNEPEVARTAMQTLASLVGLG; encoded by the coding sequence ATGGAAGATGCAGCAACAATTGGCCTGTGGGCCATGGCCGTGGCCGATTTCAAGGCCAATACCTGGCTGTTTTTGTCGATGCCATTCACCAGTGGCGTGATCGGCTATGTGACCAACGTCATTGCCATCAAAATGATGTTCTACCCGCTCAATTTCTGGGGCATCAAGCCCCCCTATCTGGGTTGGCAGGGCATCATTCCACGCAAGGCCGGAAAAATGGCGTCGATCGCCTGCGACACGCTGGTGCCCCGGCTGATCACCGAGCGGGAAATCTTCGATCGGCTGGATCCCAACCGGGTGGCCGCTGAAATCGAAAAGCCTATTCTGGCACTCGTCGATCAGCTGATGGAACAGATCATGGTCGAATACGAGCCGACGCTGTGGGAATCCCTGCCGCAAGCGATGCGCAACCTGATCATCAAGCGGATCCAGGACGATGCACCCGATGTGGTCGCCGAGATCATGAGGGAGATCCGCAACAATATCGAAACCGTGTTTGATCTCAAGGACATGGTGGTCACCACCTTGATCCGTGACCGCACCCTGATCAACACCATCTTTCAGGAAACCGGCAAACAGGAATTTCGCTTCATTGGCAATTCCGGCTTTTACTTTGGCTTCTTGTTTGGCATTTTTCAGATGATTGGCTGGATGTTCTACAAGGCCGACTGGCAGCTTCCTTTCTTTGGCCTGATCGTCGGCTACGCCACCAACTGGATTGCACTGGAAATGATCTTCCGTCCGCTGCATCCCAAGCGCATCGGTCCGATGATGGTGCACGGGTTATTCTTCAAACGACAAAAAGAGATTTCCTACGACTACGCACGCCTGATCGCCGATCAGATCGTCACACCTTCCAACATCATCGAAGCAGTGCTCAAAGGGCCCTACGCTGATCGTGTCTTCACCATGATGGCCAAGCACATCAAGCGCACCATCGACGATCAATCCGGTATCGCCAAACCTTTCGTCGCATGGACTGTCGGCACCCGACGCTACATCGAAATGAAAGAAACCGCAGTCGAACGGATCGTTGCCAAGCTGCCGGAAACCGTGCGCGCCATCGACGCCTACGCCAAAGAAGCAATGGATCTGGCAGACACCCTGGCCAAACGCCTGGAAGTGCTCCCCGCCCCTGAGTTTGAAGGCATGCTGCGCCCCGCATTCAAGGAAGACGAGTGGATTCTGATTGCCGTGGGCGCGGCACTGGGCTTTCTGGTCGGACTCGGACAAGTCATCGTCTTCACCCTTTTCGGCAATGAACCAGAAGTGGCGCGCACCGCCATGCAAACCCTGGCTTCACTGGTGGGACTGGGATGA